GTACCTGACCTTTATTGACCCGGAACAATAGAAAGTTGAAGATGGGGCATATATATGTGCAGGGCAGGAGTCACTATAGATCCACGGGGTCACTTGCAGGTTGGATGTTCTCGCGGGATTTTGAAGTATCTCGATaattcagggggaaaaaattacCCTGAAAAACGGGGGAATTGCCacgaaaaaacagaaaaaaaattgtcagaaaaacagggggGAAATtactcattaaaacagaaataattaccccaaaaaacaaacgaaaaaataaattattgagaaaaactggagtttgttgtttttttttcaagtgaatgCAATACGCTTCCGTACTAAATTTAAAGGAAATACAGTAATATTTTAATCGTTAAAATGTTTGGGTGTGTTGTTTAAGACATGACACATAAACAGTGAgtactttcacaataaaaaaaacatttacagtggTTTCTTCTATAAAATCCAAGATGCAGTTATGtcaaatctgttttgtttttgttgttgattttccGATTACAGGTTTACAACAATAATGTtgtttactggtttataaaggGGGGCAAACGAAGTGCAGGAGTTTTGTATGGCATACACAAAGCTCACAGGCCATccagtattttaatttttataccACCACAGGGTGGTACCAGAGTCATAACTTTAATAATGCTATAAATCTTCTcttaaacaacacatttatcTGAGAACTttgaaacaagattttttttacacccCCATCATCTGATCTTCTTTTCAAAGACTTTATTCAAACACCACACTGGAACAATGTGAGATATACTGCAGAGTTATATGAACATATGAGGGAGAGTATGTGAGAGAAATATACAGgtacatttcaataaattagaatatgattgaaaagtccatttctagtagttcaagtcaaataacccgaaccaagtattgagtcatatagatggacatacttttcagaggtcaacatttccatattaaacatacttttattaaCAAATCATTAACGCTAAAATGATatagtcaaaatatacaaaaacaaagcaaatagaaaataaataaatgaagataaacatatatgataaaataatgaaaaacaataataataaaatggattaAAAGGAAGAtaagacacacatacagacaggcAGGAAGGGACAACATAAGAGGGAAGGAATCCAATGAAGTCATCCCATGTCTTGTGAAAGTTCTGTAGAGCACCATTAACAGCaaacctgatttttttctagtttaagattaaaaataaaattgaaaaaatcatatttatttagtttatgaAAGTGATGGTAGCGCCATGGCTTTTTATCATGGATTTTGAGGGCGCTTTTGTATAATTAATGCTAGTGAATGCTGTAAATATGACTGAAATTTATacattgaaatatttaaatatctgcTAAAAATCATAATTCTGATTTATCATGAACGTTTCATCGTGCAAAACTTTATCACTTATATAGGCCTGGATCTATACAGTACAGCCCTTTATAATAAATTCACCTTGTTACTCTTGTTATGTTTGATTTTTACTGCCCAACATCAAATGGTTTCAAATAATCAGTATGAGTAAACAAATTATAAGAATTTGTCTTTAAATTAACACACTAACAACACTGCCAATGCTTTTGAATcatagtttttctttattttaaacacttttgGAAACCTGTTTGACCTCTTAGCTGGGTATTCTGTAAATTCTTTGTTGTGTcagtgctattttttttttttgagctcGCTCTGCTTACATAACCCAATACATTTGCATGCTCTCCCAAATAACTGATAAGCAGGCAAAGGGGAGATGTTTGCATGTTATATGAGTTAACAAAACCTTCTCACAGTCAGGTTTCTGAATTTGGATTTGCATGAAGTTGGTGGAGACAAAGAGTTGCTGTTTAATGCTCCTAGATGGACACGGAAGCCTCTTTCATTTCCAAATGCAAACATCAAATGCAAAGTTTTTCCAAAGAGCGTCAGacagaaacaacacaaagaggAAGCAAAAGACTGTACCAGGAGACTGAAACACATAAACTTGTTTTGAcgtcaaaacaaaaaacttgcCTTTATCAGAGGCAAACGATACAGATacccacatatatatatatatcatctctatttattacatcacattaaTAGCCaccataaaaatatatcaaaatatgagtaaaaattaagaaaacctTCTTAAACATCTTAAATACCACTCCCCTAATAAGTAACTCTTAACcataaattaagattaagattaaaattaagatttcctttattagtcccacaatggggtaatttccagagttacagcagcaaagtggatagaaaaaaacaataaatagtaaaaagcaGTATAAACTGGAAATATAAGAAAGgcattagcaaataaacaagtaaaaagtataataaagtattaacaatttacaatataaacaagtaaaatataatataaatataatataaacataaaataaaaattttaggaacattatatacaatgtagacagagtcagcagttggatatggaccattgcacagagaatattgcacattaatataaaaaataaaaaataaaataaaaaattgtggcTATACTCTTGATTTATGTGTAACCAAAGCTACAAAACTATTGTACAGCAAGCATTTTGCTGATTTTTCCTGATGCCTCAGACAAAAATACTAACCACTGTCAACTTCAATGACTAAAAGTCTAATTTGGGAACAAATAAGAAGCAAAAATGATTCTAAAAGTTTGAATTTAAGCAgccataaagacacaaagataAGCGTGTTTAGGGGTTTGCATGTTATTTGTTAAACCGAAGAAAGCTccttatataacatataagattAAGTAATATTTTGATAATATATCATTTGAGATGTGCTGTCAGTTTGCTGTGGCATATCAGATGTGGATGCTGTATATATTTAGCATTCAGTGTAGTGAAAATGTACTGTTATATGTGCTTTTACCTTAAAAAGTGAACTGAAAGGAAGTTTTAGTTGGTGTTTTCTTTGCACCTTGTTACAGTGTGCACACATTACACATCTACAGTGCCATTAGGcattatataaaacaaaaaatgcaacatTCAAAGTATCCCCTTTAAAACAAATGAGTGTccctgtgtgggtgtgtttcttTGGTGAGGAGGTAAACAGCTCTATAACTGATGTTCACATTTCCATAACCACCCTCATAACACACTGCAGACAGCAACAAGTCCTCATTCGCTGGGTAAGTTTTTCACAAATTCAAACAGCactaacataacataacataacataacataacctATAAAGTGTAATTTTGGTATTTAATCATACTTCTACAGAACGATTTAATACAAGTAgatacagacatggaaaaaaatgattagactaaccttgttttcttcaatttcttgttcattttaatgccaggtacaactaaaggtacatttgtttggacaaatataatgataacagcaaaaatagagTTTatgattttccatggttttcttgatcatgactttagttgttatcaagaaaaccatggaaaatgtcgagatatcagctattaagttaaactcttatgagctatttttgttgttatcattatatttgtccaaacaaatgtacctttagttgtacctggcattaaaatgaacaagaaattgaagaaaaggggtggtctgataattttttccatgactgtatatttagaTCAGGGCTGTCACCATATCATATTTTATCTAATCATTTTCAAATGTGTGATTTGTTTGATGTTCGGttacataaatacaaataaattcaaCTACACGATAATTGTGGCCAAAATAATTCATGCTAAAGATATTATAGTGATATCTACAGAATATTTGAAaatcaaaaaagtaataaagcatcagttttgtcttttttctggccAATTAATTCATCTAAAATACAAGTGTAAGAAGATGCAGAAAGtctgaaagaaacagaaattatttaaaagggcctggattatttacacaatattgtgtgtgtacatgatatcaatatttatgttttgtttttgtttttttaaatatcacaggTTATCTTCAACACCAGTATATCACAACAGCCCTAATTTTGAAGATATGTTGTAATTTGATTTGGAAAATATCTGATTTTTGCATATTAGGTGTATGTTTCCCAAATTAGAAATCAACAGAAATCAAGAAGCTTGAATCATTTCATTTAAACATAATGTTTAATGTGTTCTCAACTAAAGTACTGCTGCAAGTAGAAATATGATGATTGTAATTCCCATGAATAGATGTGTCTAATCTGCGTCTCAGGTGTGTGGTTTGTAAAGTTTCTGTCTTTAGTTTCAGAGACCATGGAGAACTTACTCCATCTGTCACTGCTGCTGGGTATGTTCTGTTCTAAATggctgtttgttgtgtttttgtttttttccccctctcaaatataaacaatattaaccctctatggtacagtgttgccgTCAGACAGCAtgcccatttttggcctgtcaaatttctacaatgcatgtttttgagtgatgcgatactttaaaaaagagggaagagtatagggaaccattagcaatgctttaatttgtcacatgacctccaggagaccataatgaaaccctattttgcagacttttccaaaggaaaaaaCTTGCTATTTTACTATTTTGCGCCTTTcctattcctactgataggtgagaaaaccttcatttttgatagtttcatacacttagactgttcaagacattcatttcaatgggtcgtttgTTCAATGGTataatgttgcctacaggcaacattcagacgagaaaccggttaaaaaagttccttttataatgtttttaaattgaatatgttatgtattgtaccctgattaagctactgaatcttttacacatgtttattaaataaataatgtcaaaattaatttaaaaaactctctttttcacttgtgcatcgttatggtacaatgttgcctacgggcaacaaaccccaaaaactttcaaaaaaaaaaaaaaaaaagaattataaaatttcttcattTATAAGATGATGTCtatttcaagacaaaaaaaacactccaaacatttttttttctaactggTATCATAAggcataccatagagggttaaaaatgaCTAAGTCAAAGCAATAAAAACTGATTCcctgatatgtttttttttctcatgttgcaGCAACAACCCAGCTGCCTTTGGTTTCAGCTAGAGTGGTACACCTGCGAGAGGGAAGTAATGCCATATTCAAATTTCCTCCACAAGGGAAAGTTACATATTGCCCCAGTGATTGTGTCGGGTGTGAGTGTGTTATGGGTCTGGGTGGCTCCAGACCACCCAGCTTCCGACAAGTCAAAGTGGACGAAAGACCAGTGACCATTACCAACCTAAGGGCAAATGACACTTGCACCTACTTCAACTATAATGCTTCCTCTGGCTGTAATGGGACTGTGGAGCTGTCCGTAGGAGGAGGTGAGCACTTTAATTCATTATCTCTGCAAATAACATTGTTTAtcttaagaagaagaagagcctcaaatgattttaaaatgtttcatttctaAGTACTAAGTTTCCCTATAATTGTTTGTCAGAGGAACAAGACTAGTTTTGTTGATACTACACTGttctacaaagcctaactgcagtaactacatttttggtcaaaattgagttataactaaaaatgaactccttgatgtctgttttatcttgtgacaaagttttagatttcaattttgctttatttcagagaaataattatagaAAACCCCAAAAAATCCTACTCAAAACCATTATTGCAAAACcataattgcacttaccatggtctgctttggatatatgtactaatttaaacataaaaataatagaaattatagggaaagggaaattattatctagatagtgatgaagtaaaaaagataagataaaattatattaagactaaaatataacatttctttataatattaagtctaaaatacacaaatatttgaatagaggtgttaaacacttttaaacacactgataacaaaatcaatttggaaatgtttatttaatgaaaacaaaatataaaagctgaaagaagacaacaacattgtggttactgcactctgttgttgcattactattataaccttttacagcaaaaccagagtgcagtaactacatttttggggtcaaaggtcaaataaatcatcatgatttttgagcataaaaattacatcatcaatacatgtaagaaaaaagtgtcatatcacttacctatctataaccaatttggctggccagttaaatatgttaaaaaaaactttaaatcagtttttctcaattttaccttttttgtagttactgcagttaggctttgcaGGGCAATACTGAGGGAAtcattttatgttgaaaataACTTTCTGTATTATCAGAATGTCAGTCATTAAAAAGATACTATTTGCTCACTTAAATCCTCACATTAAGCCTCATGAGAAATGTGGTATACTACATGCTAAAAGTACAGGCGTCCCTGGGAACTTTATAATCATTGTTTGTGGGAGAAATTAATTTGGAAAATACTTCTCGAGGAAATGAATAGCGAGGTTATTGAAATCTGTCTGCTCTCACAAGCTGACAATTTCTCTGGattcttttatgttttcaatTAACAGGTTGTATACGGAACAtcagtcattttgacttttcagaAGGTTATTACAGGAAACTAAAGTTGTCAGATGAAGCAAAGTGTCGTAGAAACTGCACTCAAGATCCCCATTGCCAATACTTCACATTTGATACAAGGTAAATATCTGTTGTGTGAACTCATGACCATAGAAAATATAAAGAGATTATGTTTCTGACAGCTCATATATGTCTACTGTGGAGCCACGATGCAGCTctacacagtggtggaatgtaactaagtacatttactcaagtactgtacttaagtacaaatttgaggtacttgtactttacctgaacatttccattttacttatagtggagtaatttcacagtgtgctattagtacttttacttcagtaaaggatctgaatacttcttccaccactggcactACATCACTGTAGGTACATCTGATTCAATGTTTCTATTCATCTCTACATTTTTTCATCCACAGCCACTTCCCAGGACAATGCTTCCTGATGTCATCAGAAGTTAATGTGATGATACAACTTAACCGAAACACTGTCTCAGGATACTCTCGTAGGAACTGCACCGGTAAGATGTGTGTCAactgattttatttatgtttaaaatattattattttgcagcaactttattagggcccgagcactaacagtgcaGTTTTATCATACtacaaaaactcaccaaacttgggCAAAAATTCAAACCCGCCGAAAATGTAggtatttcattggtttcagaaatgggcgtggcaaaatgacctactagcgccccctagaattgagcccctaaaacaggcttgtcgtagagacacgaaatttggtacatacatgtatcatgggaagacgcaccaaaaagtctcaagaagccatacccaaaaacgaacaggaagaCGGCTATTTTGGATCAAAGATTGGCATTTTAgacgtttttcgccatttccatgCCACATACTTTAATagactcctcctacagatttaatccgaTTGACTTTGGactcagtaccatcacaaggccgttgacatcaaaagttattaaaagaattgcagaccgtcacactatgaGGGTGTGGCAttgcggcaaaatatggcgttttggcataaaacacgagactgtataacttgaccatacattgtccaatctgcctcaaacttgtcatgcatgatgatggtccatcaatgaacagttctacataacaatatttcataagccccgccctttttgattagccacgcccccttttcctaactaatgaaccgtttgtcatAGAGACTTGCATGAGGTGTCAGTgaactcagcatagagtccttGATTACCTCGCCCCTTCAACGATCACTGGTCCTGGCGTGGCCGGCTCCCCCAACGGCTCCACTCAGATTGGGCccgttcatcgctgcttgcagctttaatgtaCTGTTATTTTGCCCTCAagggtacaaataaagtaaaacaaaatataatttaaaatatgagaaagaaagagggaaatTACCTTTATGATTTATGATCTTTTGGATGACTTAAAAAATCAAGTTAGCTTCTTCaattgaaataaacaaaacaatcattATTCACTTTGAGAAATAGGTccaaatgttgagaataaagtcaactttttgagtttgttacagtagactgcaagctacaacctaattttcctcaatacgtctgatatatgtctaaaaaaaaatcacataaattacaGTGCATTCAgtgcattttaaaacatttacttgataacattaattaaaatgtaaataaaattaaatacatgttaGTGTTACAACCTACATTTTACCATGACATTAGAATTGGTCgaccagaaaatacagaataaatataacctttatatatatatatatatatatatatatatataaagtatactaaaaagtaactaaagttgtcgTATATGTCATTGTAGtaatattccaccactggtggttGTCAGATTGGTTGTCCCTCTATTCTTTCATGGGATCCAACTGGCGGCACCTCTGGCTGACATAAACTCTCTCTCAGCTCTCAGATCATCGCAAGATTACTCCGGTCTCCAGTTCCACCTACAAAAGAAAAGCTGGATTGGTGCCCTGGAGCACTGCCTGAACAACCGTTCCTCCCTGGTTCAAATAAACGACACCACAGTGCAGCAGAAAGTCGACCATCTCCTGAGTGATAAAGATATAGAGGAAGGGGTGTGGATCGGCCTGGAGAGGTCCATCTTTGGCACCGACCTAGATTGGAAGTGGGTTTCAGGGGACACATTAGAAGACCCAGTGGCTCCGTGGAACAGCTCCTTTGTGGACCCCTTAAACAACCACTGTGGAAAGATCATCAAGGTTAACGGAACATTAATGTGGGTGAATGCCAACTGCCATGATGAGCTGCCTTTCATCTGCCAACATTCGGGTAGTAATACAGCGGCATAATTGTGTCACTGCTGTAAATCAATAATGTATAGGTGAGACtcacgggccagagtcaagcacactcaaaatttctgtagaaatgtttagtttttattggtgttctgctatgttttttgttttttttttgcattcccTTTCTATTGCACATGTATTCCCTTTCTAATAACTGACAGATttactttccttttttgtcaaatCAACACTCTAAGTAATGTAATGCAGGTTATTGTTGATCATCATTCATCCAATAAAATAACGTTACCTCACCTATTCCTCTTCTTATTTTGGTTCATACAAATAGTTTTGGTGTACATAAtgcatgaaataaaattaagtcTATTAGGAGGTCACATTAGATCCTCAACAATTAAAACCCATTTCCTTCTTATCAATAGTCTGTattgccctacaaagtctaactgcagtaactacgtaaaaggtaaaactgagaaaaactgctttaaagtttttaacgttattaaataaacattttgaaatctattttgttagaagtgtgtttaaaagtgttgaacaactcttttcaaatatttgtgtattttagacttattataaagaaattgttacattttagtcttaatataattttatctcacttttttatttaatcactatctagataataatttccctgtcaaataaacttataactttaagtttatatataatatatatataatattattcttgtcttcactattcaacacaatgaagaaatacaaggctacactgtattaGACCACGGTAAGATTCTGTTGTctgtt
This is a stretch of genomic DNA from Centropristis striata isolate RG_2023a ecotype Rhode Island chromosome 4, C.striata_1.0, whole genome shotgun sequence. It encodes these proteins:
- the LOC131970514 gene encoding uncharacterized protein LOC131970514, yielding MENLLHLSLLLATTQLPLVSARVVHLREGSNAIFKFPPQGKVTYCPSDCVGCECVMGLGGSRPPSFRQVKVDERPVTITNLRANDTCTYFNYNASSGCNGTVELSVGGGCIRNISHFDFSEGYYRKLKLSDEAKCRRNCTQDPHCQYFTFDTSHFPGQCFLMSSEVNVMIQLNRNTVSGYSRRNCTALRSSQDYSGLQFHLQKKSWIGALEHCLNNRSSLVQINDTTVQQKVDHLLSDKDIEEGVWIGLERSIFGTDLDWKWVSGDTLEDPVAPWNSSFVDPLNNHCGKIIKVNGTLMWVNANCHDELPFICQHSGSNTAA